Proteins co-encoded in one Oncorhynchus kisutch isolate 150728-3 linkage group LG1, Okis_V2, whole genome shotgun sequence genomic window:
- the LOC116376207 gene encoding uncharacterized protein LOC116376207: MLKRQFRTLKAQGRLPLDLPLRPMKAWLLAGKRVFLERETETWKRWRKVCVAELTWDAKRGLELQETERVLLVSCQRVQDELRNSDFTVDTAPNEAIQLLKEECWKLNFLHLKDETCQATELPETSSKETLIEEKSPKTKCPSSVTGAADIDNTNEEDSEESPNNNVVDFQDESLALVSVEKNAAGDGNVLSKVVKPKGCLKESCKDQLTPTIYDMITELPKSYFGSTESLPEMCSRGPEVCSGVPGVPNAVGEVSSDTKKTEATGDLLNTGNGLRKVVQLSTESHAEVCNGEAELCSGPEVCSRGPEVCSGGPEVCSGGPEVCSGGPEVSNAVEEVSSDTKTTEAAEDLLDTGNVLSKVVNPKGWLKQDWDDQLNRDFNDMIANLPKPYFGSIESLPEVCSRGPEVSNEVEEVCSNTMKIEATGNLLKTGNGLSKVVLLSTESRPDVCIRVPEVFSGGPEVCSEMPEVYSGCPEVCSEVFSEVPEAPNAVEEVSSDTKTEAAEELRDTENVLSKVVKSKGWLKEGWEDQLTKDFNDMIARLPKSYFASNESLPEVCSGVPEVSNVMEVVRSDTKKQKKNGVLRFFRRVWKFFTCTNSLPKEE; encoded by the exons ATGCTCAAGAGGCAATTCCGTACACTGAAAGCCCAGGGAAGACTCCCGCTGGACCTCCCTCTGAGACCAATGAAGGCCTGGCTCCTGGCAGGGAAAAGAGTCTTCTTGGA GcgtgagacagagacatggaagagatggaggaaggtCTGTGTAGCTGAATTG ACTTGGGATGCAAAGAGGGGCCTGGAattacaggagacagagagagttctcCTGGTCAGTTGCCAGAGAGTTCAGGATGAATTAAGGAATTCTGATTTCACCGTGGACACGGCGCCCAACGAAGCCATCCAGCTTCTGAAAGAGGAGTGTTGGAAGTTGAACTTCTTGCACCTAAAGGATGAGACATGCCAGGCCACTGAG CTCCCTGAGACCTCTTCAAAGGAAACTCTAATTGAAGAGAAAAGTCCAAAGACCAAGTGCCCGTCCAGCGTCACTGGGGCTGCTGACATTGACAACACCAATGAGGAGGATTCAGAGGAGTCTCCGAATAACAATGTGGTGGACTTTCAGGATGAGTCGCTGGCCCTGGTCAGTGTGGAGAAAAACGCTGCTGGAGATGGAAATGTCCTCAGCAAGGTGGTGAAGCCCAAAGGATGTCTGAAGGAGAGCTGCAAAGATCAGCTAACCCCAACAATCTATGATATGATTACGGAACTACCAAAG TCCTATTTCGGATCCACTGAGAGCCTTCCTGAGATGTGTAGCAGAGGTCCTGAGGTGTGCAGTGGAGTGCCTGGGGTGCCAAATGCAGTGGGAGAGGTGTCAAGTGACACAAAGAAGACAGAGGCAACTGGAGACCTTCTGAACACTGGAAACGGCCTGAGAAAGGTGGTGCAGCTATCCACCGAGAGCCATGCTGAGGTGTGCAATGGAGAGGCTGAGCTGTGCAGTGGTCCTGAGGTGTGCAGCAGAGGTCCTGAGGTGTGCAGCGGAGGTCCTGAGGTGTGCAGCGGAGGTCCTGAGGTGTGCAGCGGAGGTCCTGAGGTGTCAAACGCAGTGGAAGAGGTGTCCAGTGACACAAAGACTACAGAGGCTGCTGAAGACCTTCTGGACACTGGAAATGTCCTCAGCAAGGTGGTGAACCCCAAAGGGTGGCTGAAGCAGGACTGGGATGATCAGCTGAACAGAGACTTCAATGATATGATTGCAAATCTCCCAAAG CCCTATTTCGGATCCATCGAGAGCCTTCCTGAGGTGTGCAGCAGAGGTCCTGAGGTGTCAAACGAAGTGGAAGAGGTGTGCAGTAACACAATGAAGATAGAGGCTACAGGAAATCTTCTGAAAACTGGAAATGGCCTAAGCAAGGTGGTGCTCCTATCCACTGAGAGCCGTCCTGATGTGTGCATTAGAGTGCCTGAGGTGTTCAGTGGAGGTCCAGAGGTATGCAGTGAAATGCCTGAAGTGTACAGTGGATGTCCTGAGGTGTGCAGTGAGGTGTTCAGTGAGGTGCCTGAGGCACCAAACGCAGTGGAAGAGGTGTCCAGTGATACAAAGACAGAGGCTGCTGAAGAACTTCGGGACACTGAAAATGTCCTCAGCAAGGTGGTGAAATCCAAAGGGTGGCTGAAGGAGGGCTGGGAAGATCAGCTGACCAAAGACTTCAATGATATGATTGCAAGACTCCCAAAG TCCTATTTTGCATCCAACGAGAGCCTTCCTGAGGTGTGCAGCGGAGTGCCCGAGGTGTCGAACGTAATGGAAGTGGTGCGCAGTGACACAAAGAAGCAGAAGAAAAATGGCGTTCTACGATTCTTCCGACGTGTGTGGAAGTTCTTCACATGCACCAACAGCCTCCCAAAAGAGGAGTGA